In one window of Arachis ipaensis cultivar K30076 chromosome B06, Araip1.1, whole genome shotgun sequence DNA:
- the LOC107646956 gene encoding uncharacterized protein LOC107646956 has protein sequence MDDRVILKIYCYGQILLETYEGVQFVCQNPVDVVIPFTLSLDELKGVICEKIHSERSGRISCILYRYPLPVFGEFVHFQTKYVTDEASMQEIFSMYIENRRRISCIELYIEFEQFEVDRNIEVKDYDSGSDEDFESNYEIVGPGENEDGADGPMNPDVAEVANALANSLSFQEPSFMRSLDLEVMNAAEFSQYMNAELPVVADGEFTVGMEFSSREEVIKAMKDYTIHRGVDYRVYESEPMTFYAKCTHYGKGCDWLIRVTKMQKKYCWEIRRYNGSHTCTRSTISQDHSKLDSKTVAEAIKPLVEVDPSLKVKSVIVEVQSKFNYTISYRKAWLAKQKAVESIFRGWEASYQALPIWFEAMCHKEPSAVVHFETMDAYQGDDLVPDIRVLHRVFWSYYPCIRAFRHCKPVVQVDGTHLYGKYKGCLLVAVSQDGNNNIVPIAFAIVEGETSDAWYFFLSNIRQHVVTRDGVGLISDRHDSIRSAIDRSNGALSPPRAFHMFCIWHIESNFLRKFKAPYLQKLIVNIGYSRTIREYQMRYERLKERGGAYTNWLDRIPREQYALAFDGGYRWGHMTTNLVECINSVLKGARNLPVTALVKATFYRLNELFTRKRAEAEARINAGHVFSEMVTSKLHANQRASGNIQVNCFDREHEVFEVREMTNGVKYAVDLCQQRCDCGEFQRLDWQVYVHDVYKMDSVRRVYRVRFRLLENPTTWPAYHGPRFVGNPFLRRVAKGRPKMTRFLNEMDTRMLRGPRRCKQCGAEGHSRSRCRQRGGPSAGHPESRSDYCCLTFAV, from the exons ATGGATGATAGagttatattaaaaatttattgttaTGGACAGATTTTGTTAGAAACATATGAGGGAGTTCAATTTGTATGTCAAAATCCAGTAGATGTTGTTATTCCGTTCACATTGTCATTGGATGAATTgaaaggtgtgatttgtgagaagatacaTTCAGAAAGATCAGGAAGAATATCGTGTATTTTGTACAGGTATCCTTTACCTGTGTTTGGTGAATTCGTCCATTTTCAGACGAAATACGTGACAGATGAAGCGAGTATGCAGGaaatattttcaatgtatattgagaATCGCCGGCGAATATCGTGCATTGAGTTGTATATTGAGTTCGAGCAATTTGAAGTGGACCGAAATATTGAAGTCAAAGATTATGATAGTGGTAGCGATGAGGATTTTGAAAGTAACTATGAGATCGTTGGTCCAGGTGAAAACGAAGATGGAGCTGACGGCCCCATGAACCCAGATGTGGCGGAGGTTGCTAATGCACTAGCAAACTCGCTTTCGTTTCAGGAGCCTTCTTTCATGCGGTCGTTGGATTTGGAAGTGATGAATGCAGCTGAGTTTTCGCAATATATGAATGCAG AGCTTCCTGTTGTGGCGGATGGTGAATTTACGGTGGGGATGGAATTTAGCTCAAGGGAGGAAGTAATCAAGGCAATGAAAGACTATACCATCCATAGAGGGGTAGACTATCGGGTTTATGAGTCGGAACCGATGACATTCTATGCTAAATGTACACATTATGGCAAAGGTTGTGATTGGCTGATCAGGGTTACGAAAATGCAGAAGAAGTACTGCTGGGAGATAAGGAGGTACAATGGTAGTCACACTTGTACCCGGTCGACAATTTCTCAAGACCATTCGAAACTGGACTCCAAGACAGTTGCAGAAGCAATTAAGCCGTTGGTAGAGGTTGACCCATCTTTGAAGGTGAAATCAGTCATTGTGGAAGTCCAGTCGAAGTTTAACTACACCATCAGCTATAGGAAAGCTTGGTTAGCAAAGCAGAAGGCGGTTGAGTCAATTTTCAGAGGTTGGGAGGCATCGTATCAAGCTTTAcccatatggtttgaggccatgtgtcacaaGGAGCCGTCAGCAGTGGTTCACTTTGAAACAATGGATGCGTACCAGGGGGATGACTTGGTTCCTGATATCCGTGTACTACATAgagtcttctggagttattacccttGTATTAGGGCCTTCAGACATTGCAAGCCAGTAGTGCAGGTGGACGGGACTCATTTGTATGGTAAATACAAGGGTTGTTTGTTGGTTGCAGTCTCACAAGATGGTAATAACAACATCGTGCCTATTGCATTTGCCATAGTGGAGGGGGAGACCTCTGATGCATGGTACTTTTTTCTAAGTAACATTCGTCAACATGTGGTCACACGTGATGGTGTCGGACTTATCTCTGATCGACACGATTCTATCAGGTCAGCTATTGATCGGAGTAATGGGGCTTTGTCTCCTCCCAGAGCTTTCCATATGTTCTGTATTTGGCATATTGAGTCGAATTTCTTGAGGAAGTTCAAGGCACCGTACTTGCAGAAGCTCATCGTCAATATCG GGTATTCGAGGACGATACGGGAGTACCAGATGCGCTATGAACGATTAAAAGAACGGGGTGGGGCTTACACCAACTGGCTTGACCGCATCCCACGTGAGCAGTATGCTTTGGCATTCGATGGTGGATACAGATGGGGACATATGACCACCAATCTTGTGGAGTGCATCAACTCCGTGCtgaagggtgcacgcaatctCCCGGTCACTGCGCTTGTTAAGGCTACATTTTACAGACTAAATGAGTTGTTCACTAGGAAAAGAGCCGAGGCTGAGGCTCGAATTAATGCTGGACATGTGTTCTCTGAGATGGTCACCTCGAAGCTGCATGCAAACCAGCGAGCATCGGGAAACATACAGGTGAACTGTTTTGACAGAGAACATGAAGTCTTCGAAGTTCGCGAGATGACTAATGGGGTTAAGTATGCAGTTGACCTATGCCAACAGCGGTGCGACTGTGGTGAATTCCAG CGGTTGGATTGGCAAGTATATGTTCATGACGTATACAAGATGGATTCAGTTCGAAGAGTATACAGGGTGAGGTTTAGACTACTGGAAAATCCTACAACGTGGCCTGCTTATCATGGTCCACGATTCGTTGGCAATCCGTTCCTCAGACGGGTGGCCAAAGGTCGGCCTAAGATGACccgcttcttgaatgagatggacaccCGCATGTTGCGTGGTCCTAGGAGATGCAAGCAATGCGGTGCCGAGGGCCACAGCCGGAGTAGATGTCGTCAGCGAGGTGGTCCAAGTGCGGGGCACCCGGAGAGTAGAAGTGACTATTGCTGCCTGACATTCGCAGTTTAA